A genomic segment from Pectinophora gossypiella chromosome 3, ilPecGoss1.1, whole genome shotgun sequence encodes:
- the LOC126382031 gene encoding uncharacterized protein LOC126382031 isoform X2: MTSEVEALKTNEFLRRRKLRIQQVREQSKDIAKKIRQRACAEKFRHLESFDAAKAKEYLEQQDKLVKKLEHLCAKGLGNVGASHKKASQLTQKEDKPEKIDLSRQRGREAAAELRKKKQEELDDRKKSLDRKLQAREIANEISREKASTIASKLSKTSVKTPEDPDNRAENLQQQASTSDLASNDKGKSDTVTADMATQWDYEGMPNEWEPHIPTLSLPKDDSSFSPKTIDNKSERTKRPNLFALSDEMPSSLRGGLTIVPEEKPLGRPSLTLVSDYIQHRDLRLREPDTASCSKKPNDDLQSLKQTIMRTRAARAEVSAKGSGNEKPTKLGSQESALTKKSSVTMYNHSTRDLKDVPYEEKKHVVRDPQDHEDAYSQAVKENTSETVFKSKEHHKVQDMRSKVAMTKQNVEKEYKDTMAFLNSLPKDKSKPIRNAYKDEQQMLMAKESRQRKLQQEFRKIQRDCRRHPNTNSNSRRQSKVPLNDDTDGGFNARDFQYSWMPVPESDGNLAIHTIPTRLKEQKQGSAVKFSKIDTYHEYRSRHKHTPPTKDTASYEKQKVLVIDEESKASESSSSDSETSSVENMELDTDKKQSRTEATEKLSDAERIIICKIVDNNSEKKDKAKKKRKFIKEIAKSLSYLSKDKVASSHAIPEEVNSIGKRLTQNTEAISFEHLKEGVYKTVNENGDNVASVHFKDPSREASRIQHESGVNTTASRCPKFRKDRGCGCHGDPAENIKLLNASSNSTSTSSFKTATNDKGTSLSDNGLKFADGTTKLPELLDGGFIKLVDDKGHESGKFYVGATGFLKDDAYEVVIQLRKKGDTATDKKDTQSEAEDNASKVRQQLEDMHLQESQQAQPASTVRSTTEHKSLGESSQSPVKVAAESGTPVQDKTTENQEACIQNSSVVHRIEEQIANVDYQDNITTQKNEDSNCVNKAVLTLNQDSFAISPEVPKTDSITVKPGNSVSTQTTLGSPEHRPMYIQMSSSTSTAYMSPPELILPTFLTHGYHVNVDESSMGSKRDASVTLPAEMSTRKRESSAKQCAHAKQGKAKSSSSSPNSKSKQTSKKIKAPPNSLQSTSSLRNYDNLEQIWKKKINTTTSFSRTSKKCRKCEKRADPKTNVKTHCRKLRQNNVPYKGFSGSQMRRINSMAAYLSRNQTFSSKNARDSKRGKTDLNPVIKWYVDKLLKLNREGLKAVKVMNQDCSTVSTPGSSIVNVPNNIDENCQTMVEAAISLEQIKQSITKTVLNKCDHHVYRKHDSDGDSDTKRYNIARKYLTRQPRRKIVHKVKSLNISRSLLSNKTATWREAISNAQSVIPTSETSSSRNCKEDKNLSTLIRTKCRSKSSPSPRRSASEEIRRNDNLTDFNIFKDIVKINKVSEAGKKDKLGQNNEKRSDVFRITNSSQDDVVILTTDYDKNLQQQASIEPLNISTQTSRIIDDEINFMRLAEDKLQNMEKIADLTERCTQRLSNLAKVLEEVRKNKSLAYSQVSDSASDIDRASGINSDTQVPIATYEPVVEIKEKSTPGPSVTNSANVSQNETNDLPLVNPVNSPPRKSIISPTPKPTHSQTPKVVEEDNKDVGYTPFLTDIPKPAKPTPLTPPNNTQNKTPQILSPNFTVGEHISIKSKGKPPPALSRRCLKRAPNYVIPHELSTVIEVDSPLSVKAKNHSARNDTDQEVTNTKFKEDASQSKENSVNPDLLQTNINMSRQKGKISSNDSSDDSRLQMMDLKQFNEIMLRPFISIQDYAKQCNIEPLEEGSNIENLQRDDAINDDLSSLHSDGSLPDVIAELLKRNIISEPFKFDSPSNVNSTTVSSESTLSVLALSKVKKDKKKSNELLYSNKENIESSDTLSMSSNPDLENAFKKLGMGWASSTLKKTKEHLALSSSSNTSSSSMSQFKIKSVSNQNFPALVTDSVSSVLNASNAPSSGKVAADCTKHAEQQTSMINSMTVKQFLNNELAKRITFTNKSRRSDREEEFVSLYETKIPEDMKHTSSLIREERSIDSNARARTSTPVQIFKSMTYHSSSSSNISNGLFSNADDLSSVKGTSNSMRNHSTSDKDDLTIPNFSLRTKKGLSDHSE, encoded by the exons ATGACTTCTGAAGTTGAAGCTTTGAAAACAAATGAATTTTTACGACGACGAAAGCTGAGAATTCAGcag GTTAGAGAACAATCAAAAGACATTgctaaaaaaataagacaacgCGCTTGTGCTGAGAAGTTCCGGCATCTAGAGAGCTTCGATGCGGCTAAAGCAAAGGAATATTTAGAACAACAAGACAAGTTGGTCAAGAAATTGGAACATTTATGTGCTAAAGGCCTTGGGAATGTTGGTGCAAGCCATAAGAAAGCCAGTCAGTTGACCCAAAAAG AAGATAAACCTGAAAAAATAGATTTGTCGAGACAACGTGGCAGAGAAGCAGCTGCTGaactcagaaaaaaaaaacaagaggaGTTAGATGACAGAAAAAAATCACTGGACCGGAAGTTGCAGGCtag aGAAATAGCAAACGAGATCAGTAGAGAGAAAGCATCCACTATTGCTAGTAAACTATCAAAAACTAGTGTCAAAACTCCTGAAGACCCTGACAATAGAGCAGAAAACCTTCAACAGCAAGCATCCACTTCTGACCTTGCTAGTAATGATAAAGGGAAATCAGATACAGTGACTGCTGATATGGCTACACAATGGGATTATGAAGGAATGCCTAATGAATGGGAACCTCACATACCAACATTGTCCTTACCCAAGGATGATAGCTCATTCTCCCCTAAAACTATTGACAACAAGTCTGAGCGAACAAAGAGACCCAATCTTTTTGCACTCAGCGATGAAATGCCGTCCAGTTTACGTGGAGGACTCACAATTGTTCCTGAAGAGAAACCATTAGGCAGACCATCTTTGACACTGGTCTCTGATTATATTCAACACAGGGATCTCCGGTTGCGTGAACCTGATACAGCAAGTTGTAGCAAAAAACCAAATGATGACTTACAGAGCTTAAAGCAAACAATAATGAGGACCAGAGCGGCGAGAGCTGAAG tttCAGCAAAGGGAAGTGGTAATGAAAAGCCCACAAAGTTGGGTAGTCAAGAAAGTGCTTTAACTAAGAAAAGTTCTGTGACAATGTATAACCATTCTACTAGAGATTTAAAGGATGTGCCTTATGAAGAGAAAAAGCATGTTGTTCGTGACCCACAGGATCATGAGGATGCATACTCCCAGGCTGTGAAGGAGAATACCTCTGAGACAGTTTTCAAATCAAAGGAACATCATAAAGTACAAGACATGAGAAGCAAAGTTGCAATGACGAAACAAAATGTGGAAAAAGAGTACAAGGACACCATGGCCTTCTTGAACTCCCTGCCAAAAGACAAATCTAAACCtatt AGGAATGCCTACAAAGATGAACAACAAATGCTTATGGCGAAGGAGTCTCGACAAAGGAAGTTACAACAGGAGTTTAGAAAGATCCAAAGGGATTGCAGGAGACATCCTAACACA AACTCTAATAGTCGTCGGCAATCAAAAGTTCCTTTAAATGACGACACTGATGGTGGGTTCAACGCGAGAGATTTCCAATACTCTTGGATGCCTGTACCGGAGAGCGATGGGAACCTCGCCATACACACGATACCCACTAGGCTAAAGGAACAAAAACAAGGAAGTGCTGTGAAATTTAGCAAAATTGATACGTATCATGAGTACCGCTCGCGGCACAAACATACACCTCCCACTAAAGACACTGCCAGCTACGAAAAACAGAAGGTCCTCGTAATAGATGAAGAGAGTAAAGCATCAGAATCATCGTCGTCTGATTCCGAAACTAGCTCTGTCGAAAACATGGAACTGGATACTGACAAGAAGCAAAGTCGTACTGAAGCTACCGAGAAGTTATCTGATGCAGAGAGAATTATAATCTGCAAGATTGTAGACAACAACTCAGAGAAGAAAGACAAAgctaagaaaaaaagaaagttcaTAAAAGAAATTGCTAAGTCTTTGAGCTATTTGAGTAAGGACAAGGTTGCTAGTAGTCATGCAATCCCTGAAGAAGTTAATAGTATAGGTAAACGACTGACCCAAAATACTGAGGCTATATCTTTTGAACATTTAAAAGAAG gtgTCTACAAGACAGTGAACGAGAATGG GGACAATGTGGCTTCAGTACATTTCAAAGACCCTTCTAGGGAAGCAAGTAGAATTCAACATGAAAGTGGAGTTAACACTACTGCTTCAAG GTGTCCAAAATTCCGTAAAGACCGTGGATGTGGATGTCATGGTGACCCAGCAGAGAACATCAAACTTCTGAATGCATCTTCTAACTCCACGTCAACTTCGTCTTTCAAAACTGCTACCAATGACAAAGGCACTTCTTTATCAGATAACGGTCTCAAATTTGCAGATGGGACTACCAAACTACCGGAGTTGCTTGACGGTGGTTTTATAAAACTAGTCGACGACAAAGGTCATGAATCGGGCAAATTCTATGTTGGTGCTACTGGATTTCTTAAAGATGATGCTTACGAAGTTGTTATACAACTCAGAAAGAAAGGCGATACTGCAACGGACAAAAAAGATACCCAGAGCGAAGCAGAAGATAATGCTTCTAAAGTACGGCAGCAGTTAGAAGATATGCATTTACAAGAAAGTCAACAAGCACAGCCCGCATCTACAGTGAGATCTACAACTGAACACAAATCGTTAGGAGAAAGTTCACAAAGTCCGGTAAAAGTGGCTGCCGAGTCTGGTACGCCTGTACAAGACAAGACTACAGAAAATCAAGAAGCATGTATTCAAAATTCTTCTGTCGTCCATCGTATTGAAGAACAAATTGCTAATGTAGACTATCAGGATAATATAACAACACAAAAAAATGAGGATAGCAATTGCGTTAATAAAGCCGTCTTGACACTTAACCAGGACTCTTTTGCGATTTCACCTGAAGTACCCAAAACCGATTCTATTACCGTGAAGCCTGGCAATTCTGTTAGCACTCAAACAACTCTTGGTTCCCCAGAACACAGACCAATGTACATTCAGATGAGCTCTTCTACATCAACTGCCTACATGAGCCCACCAGAATTAATCTTGCCAACGTTTTTGACACATGGCTATCACGTGAATGTTGATGAATCTAGTATGGGCAGTAAACGAGATGCAAGTGTCACATTACCAGCAGAAATGTCTACAAGAAAAAGAGAAAGCTCTGCTAAACAATGTGCACATGCAAAGCAAGGCAAAGCAAAGTCATCTAGTTCATCACCGAATAGTAAATCTAAACAGAcaagtaagaaaataaaagcacCTCCAAACTCTTTACAAAGCACATCATCTTTACGTAATTATGATAACTTAGAACAAATTTGGAAAAAGAAGATTAATACGACAACCTCATTTTCTAGAACATCTAAAAAATGTCGCAAATGTGAAAAACGTGCCGATCCTAAAACTAATGTCAAAACTCACTGTAGAAAATTAAGACAAAATAATGTTCCATATAAAGGATTTTCTGGAAGTCAAATGAGACGCATTAATTCTATGGCTGCATATTTATCAAGAAATCAAACTTTCAGTAGCAAGAATGCACGCGACAGCAAAAGAGGTAAAACTGACCTTAATCCGGTAATAAAGTGGTACGTAGATAAATTGTTGAAGCTAAACAGGGAAGGGCTTAAAGCTGTAAAAGTTATGAATCAAGATTGTAGCACAGTTTCAACTCCTGGCAGCTCTATAGTTAACGTTCCTAACAATATTGATGAGAATTGCCAAACGATGGTGGAAGCTGCAATTTCTTTGGAACAGATCAAACAATCAATTACGAAGACAGTCTTAAACAAATGTGATCATCACGTATATCGAAAACATGACTCGGATGGGGATAGTGACACTAAGCGGTACAATATAGCCAGAAAGTATTTAACAAGGCAACCTAGAAGAAAAATAGTTCATAAAGTAAAATCTCTTAATATTTCTCGAAGCCTACTTTCCAATAAAACAGCTACCTGGCGTGAAGCAATTTCGAATGCCCAATCGGTGATACCAACTTCTGAGACATCTTCTTCTAGAAACTGTAAAGAAGACAAAAACTTATCTACGTTGATTAGAACAAAATGTCGCAGTAAAAGTTCACCTTCTCCAAGAAGAAGTGCCAGCGAAGAAATAAGACGTAATGATAATTTAACAGATTTTAATATATTCaaagatattgttaaaataaataaagtaagtgaAGCCGGAAAGAAAGATAAACTAGGTCAAAATAATGAGAAAAGATCAGACGTATTTCGTATCACAAATTCCTCTCAAGACGATGTTGTAATCTTAACTACAGACTACGATAAGAATTTGCAACAGCAAGCTTCTATTGAACCGCTTAATATTTCAACTCAAACTAGCCGCATTATTGACGACGAAATAAATTTTATGAGATTAGCTGAAGATAAACTTCAAAATATGGAAAAAATTGCCGATCTCACAGAGAGATGTACTCAAAGACTCTCAAATCTTGCAAAAGTTCTTGAAGAAGTCAGAAAAAATAAATCGTTGGCTTATAGCCAGGTATCGGATTCTGCATCAGATATCGACCGCGCTTCTGGTATAAATTCTGATACACAAGTACCAATTGCGACATATGAGCCAGTtgtagaaataaaagaaaagagcACCCCAGGCCCGTCGGTGACAAATTCGGCTAATGTTTCTCAAAATGAAACAAATGACTTACCACTAGTAAATCCAGTGAATTCTCCACCAAGAAAATCTATCATCTCACCTACACCAAAACCTACTCATTCACAGACACCCAAAGTAGTCGAAGAGGATAATAAAGATGTTGGGTATACGCCATTTTTAACGGATATTCCTAAACCTGCTAAGCCAACACCACTTACCCCTCCGAACAACACTCAAAATAAAACACCGCAAATACTTTCTCCAAATTTCACTGTTGGTGAACACATTAGTATTAAAAGTAAAGGAAAGCCTCCTCCTGCTTTATCTCGGAGATGTCTAAAACGTGCTCCCAATTATGTGATTCCACATGAGTTGTCGACAGTTATTGAAGTAGACTCTCCTTTAAGTGTGAAGGCAAAGAATCATTCCGCGCGCAATGACACAGATCAAGAAGTAACTAACACTAAATTTAAAGAAGATGCCTCTCAAAGCAAAGAAAATAGTGTTAATCCTGATCTACTTCAAACCAACATTAATATGTCTCgacaaaaaggaaaaatatcTTCAAATGATTCATCTGACGATTCGAGATTGCAAATGATGGATTTAAAACAATTCAATGAGATAATGTTGAGGCCATTCATTAGTATCCAAGATTATGCGAAGCAATGCAACATAGAACCACTTGAAGAAGGGTCAAACATTGAAAATCTTCAAAGGGACGATGCAATAAACGATGATTTGAGTTCTCTACACTCGGATGGCAGTCTTCCAGATGTCATTGCAGAATTATTAAAACGAAACATTATAAGTGAGCCTTTTAAATTTGATAGTCCATCTAATGTAAATTCTACGACAGTGTCCTCCGAATCTACTCTGTCAGTTTTAGCTTTatcaaaagttaaaaaagataaaaagaaatcaaaCGAGCTATTATATtccaataaagaaaacatagaGAGTTCTGATACATTAAGTATGTCGTCCAACCCAGACCTCGAAAATGCTTTCAAGAAACTTGGTATGGGTTGGGCTTCTTCTACTTTGAAGAAGACCAAGGAGCACCTAGCCCTTTCATCTTCTTCTAATACATCTAGTTCCAGTATGtcacaattcaaaataaaaagtgtgagtaatcagaatttcccAGCGTTAGTAACAGATTCTGTGTCTTCAGTACTGAATGCATCTAATGCACCGTCATCGGGAAAAGTTGCGGCCGATTGTACTAAACACGCTGAGCAACAGACTTCTATGATAAACTCTATGACTGTGAAACAGTTTCTAAATAACGAATTGGCTAAACGAATAACTTTTACCAATAAATCACGAAGAAGTGATAGAGAAGAGGAATTTGTTTCTTTGTACGAAACTAAAATACCTGAAGACATGAAGCACACCTCTAGCTTGATTCGCGAAGAGCGTTCTATTGATAGTAACGCTAGAGCGCGAACTTCTACGCCTGTTCAAATCTTCAAATCTATGACGTATCACTCTAGTTCCAGTTCCAACATATCTAATGGTTTATTCAGTAACGCTGACGACCTATCTTCCGTGAAGGGAACTTCGAACTCAATGAGAAATCATTCTACATCTGACAAAGATGACCTAACCATCCCCAATTTTAGTTTGCGGACAAAAAAAGGTTTGTCAGATCACAGTGAGTGA